GTTGTTCCGTTTAATCTGTTTTATTATCGCTGTCTCCAGAGTTTCTCAATCTTGAACAGTTTATATTAATCCTTTTCCTCTTCATAACCGTTAAACATGGTTTTTATAAGTGAGAATACCCTCCTGCCGAGGGTAGACATATATATATGCACCAAAAGATATACAACAAAAAGATAACCAGTTACAACATGAATTGCATCAAGTACCCTGAGTCCCCCGATAATCTTTATATAGTTTAAAAAATACAGAACATCACTGAACATTATGCCTGTGATAATAATGACAGGCATAAGTACAAGCATAACGGAAAGGTATGTAAGTTTTTGGAGGGGATTAAATTTTTCATCTATGGATGGCGTGAAAGGATTTTTCATACCCCTAAACATATAAAATATATAGAATAAGGCC
This portion of the Pseudomonadota bacterium genome encodes:
- a CDS encoding cytochrome b/b6 domain-containing protein: ALFYIFYMFRGMKNPFTPSIDEKFNPLQKLTYLSVMLVLMPVIIITGIMFSDVLYFLNYIKIIGGLRVLDAIHVVTGYLFVVYLLVHIYMSTLGRRVFSLIKTMFNGYEEEKD